A single region of the Corticium candelabrum chromosome 15, ooCorCand1.1, whole genome shotgun sequence genome encodes:
- the LOC134191567 gene encoding uncharacterized protein LOC134191567, producing MVVSRMHGFGGIDAFYKCLHDLWVFNVDTDEWSEVEAVNEGPDLSDTSYCYYSAASTPGQLLISGYCRKTAFSHPNCVSCPNGIATINVGARNISECAVCDVNPCQRGKCVPDLSRGILQPACQCYIGFTGSTCRYPTHFLIGAGIVIFVGVVSVGTTAFLLMLQRRKFKERVLQRQVDVLIDVWQIDEDEVPSEEQLGSGASESVYKAFYRNITVAVKKMVAVGLPKFIEDFKTEIMFMRTVRHKNIVLFIGAGKSQPGDVPFLVMEYMESGSLRNVLYDLSIDIDYECKLSFAMDAARGMHFLHTLEPPRIHRDLESDNLLVSKDWIVKVADFGLGRDVTRNVSQNDKQKIRHQDRSNSQQISLLPPQEGLSFAGVGTARWRAPELTLREPYDTAVDTVLQLCCGKSGQDNFPSINTNSIMK from the exons ATGGTGGTGTCAAGAATGCACGGATTTGGTGGAATCGATGCTTTCTATAAATGTTTACATGATCTATGGGTGTTTAATGTCGACACAGACGAATGGTCTGAAGTTGAAGCTGTCAATGAAGGACCCGATCTCTCAGACACGTCGTATTGTTATTATTCTGCTGCCTCGACACCGGGTCAACTGCTTATCAGC GGATATTGCAGGAAGACGGCTTTTTCTCATCCAAATTGTGTTTCGTGTCCAAACGGGATAGCGACCATTAACGTCGGAGCTCGCAACATTAGTGAGTGCGCGGTTTGTGATGTCAACCCTTGCCAACGCGGCAAGTGTGTACCCGATCTTAGTAGAGGAATTCTACAACCTGCTTGTCAGTGCTACATCGGCTTTACCGGTTCTACATGCAGATATCCTACCCACTTTCTCATAGGAGCAGGAATTGTCATATTCGTTGGAGTAGTTTCGGTTGGTACAACAGCCTTCCTTTTAATGCTTCAACGAAGGAAATTCAAAGAACGCGTTTTACAGAGACAAGTAGATGTGTTAATAGATGTATGGCAAATAGATGAAGACGAAGTACCGTCAGAAGAACAACTTGGATCGGGTGCATCTGAAAGCGTTTACAAAGCTTTCTACAGAAATATCACTGTAGCTGTAAAGAAGATGGTGGCTGTCGGTTTACCCAAGTTTATAGAAGACTTCAAAACGGAGATAATGTTTATGAGAACTGTAAGACACAAGAATATCGTTCTCTTTATTGGAGCAGGAAAGTCACAACCTGGAGACGTTCCTTTTCTTGTCATGGAATATATGGAGAGCGGATCTCTAAGAAATGTACTATACGATTTATCTATTGATATCGACTATGAGTGTAAGTTATCCTTTGCCATGGATGCAGCAAGAGGTATGCATTTTCTTCACACGTTGGAACCGCCTCGAATACATCGAGATCTGGAAAGCGATAATCTACTGGTAAGCAAAGACTGGATTGTTAAAGTGGCTGATTTCGGTCTAGGCAGGGACGTTACCCGTAACGTTTCACAAAACGATAAACAAAAGATTAGACACCAGGATCGGTCAAATTCCCAACAAATTTCTCTACTTCCCCCACAAGAAGGTTTATCTTTCGCAGGTGTTGGAACTGCGAGATGGCGAGCTCCAGAATTGACTCTTCGAGAACCATATGATACTGCAGTAGACACAG TTTTGCAATTGTGTTGTGGAAAATCTGGTCAAGACAATTTCCCTTCGATCAATACGAATTCGATTATGAAGTGA
- the LOC134190857 gene encoding uncharacterized protein LOC134190857 isoform X1, which yields MQCCLTTFPSFLRCCWSMMVQMISLSLPKILPRSTACVHVLITTQCDDCSVLQKVNHVISLGCLEAEDAVAAVTMWSGRQPSNSQETAAATKLSVEPPIEKLPIALAHAGTYMRKACLSYEEYYKLLKTNEVELEALALDLDKLLHYSRASHLREVFMEADVTQPPDLKQLSDGNIDELNLSEHDRDVVKNVRNSVMSCSHAHLTWQMDIELVARENPKALSLLEYASFLSSRDIPEKLVRPLVLSECAKYEYSLCVSTLSSHNLVEWHETAKGYTLNIHPLVQSTVMERVKQQPDEMERKLAVVCQNMLFYLPHSEMELNCLPSDIRLQLASHSYSLANRVLLAGVEIPTCLDLVRDTCAASLEFQPPELSYYLCEKWYDKAMQLHSLPHEVKRTWVIEG from the coding sequence ATGCAGTGCTGCTTAACCACATTTCCAAGCTTTCTAAGATGTTGCTGGTCTATGATGGTGCAGATGATCTCTCTTTCTTTGCCTAAAATTCTTCCTCGTTCAACTGCTTGTGTCCATGTATTGATCACAACTCAATGTGATGATTGTTCTGTGTTGCAGAAAGTAAATCATGTCATCTCTCTTGGTTGTTTGGAAGCTGAAGATGCTGTGGCAGCTGTAACCATGTGGTCTGGTCGTCAACCGTcaaacagtcaagaaacaGCAGCAGCCACCAAATTGTCAGTTGAACCTCCCATAGAAAAGCTACCAATTGCTCTTGCTCATGCAGGCACATATATGCGAAAGGCATGTTTAAGCTATGAGGAATattacaaactgttgaaaaCAAATGAAGTTGAACTTGAGGCTTTAGCATTAGATCTTGACAAACTGTTGCATTACTCTAGAGCAAGTCATCTACGTGAAGTATTTATGGAAGCTGATGTAACTCAGCCTCCTGATTTGAAACAGTTGAGTGACGGGAATATTGATGAGTTGAATTTAAGTGAACATGACAGAGATGTTGTAAAAAATGTGAGAAATTCTGTGATGTCATGTAGTCATGCTCATCTGACATGGCAGATGGACATTGAGTTGGTTGCAAGAGAGAATCCTAAAGCGTTGTCTCTACTTGAATATGcatcatttctgtcttcaagagaCATTCCAGAGAAGCTAGTTCGTCCTCTTGTGCTTAGTGAATGTGCCAAGTATGaatacagtttgtgtgtctcaaCTTTGTCTTCACACAATTTAGTTGAATGGCATGAGACAGCAAAAGGTTATACTTTGAATATTCATCCATTGGTGCAGTCAACAGTGATGGAACGTGTCAAGCAGCAGCCAGATGAGATGGAACGCAAACTAGCTGTTGTTTGCCAAAATATGCTGTTTTATCTACCACACAGTGAAATGGAGTTGAATTGTCTTCCAAGTGATATACGACTTCAACTTGCTTCTCACTCGTATTCATTGGCTAATCGTGTATTGCTAGCTGGTGTAGAAATACCAACTTGCTTGGATTTGGTTAGGGATACGTGTGCTGCTTCTTTGGAGTTCCAGCCTCCCGAACTATCGTACTATTTGTGTGAAAAATGGTACGACAAAGCAATGCAGTTGCACAGTTTGCCACATGAGGTCAAACGCACTTGGGTCATAGAGGGATAA